The proteins below are encoded in one region of Phaseolus vulgaris cultivar G19833 chromosome 1, P. vulgaris v2.0, whole genome shotgun sequence:
- the LOC137816523 gene encoding cyclin-D3-1-like: MSHHYPKLLLDTLHCLEDHIHWEEEKQREEDDDYISTTPEPNFSDVVLFEQDLFWDTHELSSLLAKENLNNPSISLLNNPSLASSRGEAVEWILKVNLHYSFSTLTALLAVNYLDRFLFTFRFQNDKPWLTQLVAVACLSLAAKVEETHVPLFVDLQVGGSKHLFEAKTVKRMEILVLSTLGWKMNPVTPLSFLDYITRKLGLKGHLGLEFLRRCETVLLSVFADSRFMSYLPSVLATATMMRVVSVVEPGLGEEYQDQVLGILGIDKEKVKECYRVIMEVVTGKNEEGKRGNLKKRKFECIQCSRNDVMEGSFSCDSSCDSLKKSRSQEQLLLKHSNSDFLTIPR, translated from the exons ATGTCTCACCATTACCCAAAACTCCTTCTAGACACCCTACACTGCTTAGAAGACCACATTCACTGGGAGGAAGAAAAACAgagagaagaagatgatgattaCATCAGCACCACACCAGAACCAAACTTCTCCGATGTGGTACTCTTCGAACAAGACCTCTTCTGGGACACCCACGAGCTATCTTCTCTTCTCGCCAAAGAAAACCTTAACAACCCTTCCATCTCTCTCCTAAACAACCCTTCTTTGGCTTCTTCACGCGGAGAAGCTGTGGAGTGGATTCTCAAAGTGAATCTCCACTATTCCTTTTCTACCCTCACAGCACTTCTCGCAGTGAACTACCTCGACAGGTTCCTCTTCACCTTCAGATTCCAGAACGACAAACCATGGCTCACGCAACTCGTTGCAGTCGCGTGTCTCTCTCTTGCAGCCAAAGTTGAAGAGACTCATGTGCCCCTTTTCGTCGACCTTCAA GTGGGGGGCAGTAAACACCTGTTCGAAGCGAAAACGGTTAAGAGAATGGAAATCTTGGTCCTTTCCACGCTTGGATGGAAGATGAACCCAGTAACACCTCTCTCGTTTCTCGATTACATCACCAGAAAACTTGGCTTAAAGGGTCATCTGGGCTTGGAGTTTCTCAGAAGGTGTGAGACCGTTCTTCTCTCTGTTTTTGCAG ACTCAAGATTCATGAGTTATCTTCCTTCTGTGCTGGCAACGGCCACGATGATGCGCGTGGTGAGTGTTGTGGAGCCTGGTTTGGGTGAGGAATACCAAGATCAGGTCCTGGGTATTCTCGGAATCGACAAG GAAAAGGTGAAAGAATGCTACAGGGTGATAATGGAGGTTGTGACAGGGAAGAACGAAGAAGGTAAACGAGGGAATTTGAAGAAACGGAAGTTTGAGTGCATTCAGTGTAGCCGAAACGACGTGATGGAAGGGTCGTTTAGCTGTGATAGTTCGTGTGATTCATTGAAGAAAAGTAGGAGCCAAGAACAGCTTCTATTGAAGCATTCAAACTCAGATTTTCTCACCATTCCTCGCTAG